The proteins below come from a single Burkholderia sp. FERM BP-3421 genomic window:
- a CDS encoding cytochrome c1, producing the protein MKKLLSTLALIGATACALLAAPAWADEGNFPLDRAPDNTENLVSLQHGAQLFVNYCLNCHSANLMRYNRLTDLGISQKEIEKNLLFTTDKVGNTMSVAMRPDDAKSWFGATPPDLSVEARARSRDWLYTYLRSFYRDDTRPTGWNNAVFENVGMPHVLWQLQGQRTAKFEEKTDEETGEKVRKLVGFEQVTPGTLSPVDYDSAVADLVAYLNWMSEPAQQTRKRLGVWVMLFLGVLTFFAWRLNAAYWKDIK; encoded by the coding sequence CGCCGGCTTGGGCGGATGAGGGTAATTTTCCGCTCGACCGCGCACCGGATAACACGGAAAATCTCGTGTCCTTGCAGCACGGCGCGCAATTGTTTGTAAACTATTGCCTGAACTGCCATAGCGCGAACCTGATGCGCTACAACCGTCTGACGGATCTCGGCATTTCGCAGAAGGAGATCGAGAAGAATCTCCTGTTCACGACCGACAAGGTCGGCAACACGATGTCGGTCGCGATGCGGCCCGACGATGCGAAGAGCTGGTTCGGCGCAACGCCGCCCGATCTGTCGGTCGAGGCCCGGGCGCGCAGCCGCGACTGGCTGTATACATACCTGCGCAGCTTCTACCGCGACGACACGCGTCCGACCGGCTGGAACAACGCGGTATTCGAGAACGTCGGTATGCCCCATGTCCTGTGGCAGTTGCAGGGGCAGCGCACGGCGAAATTCGAAGAAAAGACGGACGAGGAGACGGGCGAGAAGGTGCGCAAGCTCGTCGGCTTCGAGCAGGTGACGCCGGGGACACTGTCGCCGGTGGATTATGATTCTGCCGTGGCCGACCTGGTGGCATACCTGAACTGGATGTCGGAGCCCGCGCAGCAGACCCGCAAGCGGCTTGGCGTGTGGGTGATGCTGTTTCTCGGCGTCCTGACCTTTTTCGCATGGCGGCTCAATGCCGCCTACTGGAAAGATATCAAGTAA
- a CDS encoding glutathione S-transferase N-terminal domain-containing protein, which produces MMVLYSGTTCPFSQRCRLVLFEKGMDFEIRDVDLFNKPEDIAVMNPYGQVPILVERDLILYESNIINEYIDERFPHPQLMPADPVQRARARLFLLNFEKELFVHVSTLENEKGKAAEKNHEKARLAIRDRLTQLAPIFLKNKYMLGEEFSMLDVAIAPLLWRLDHYGIELSKNAAPLMKYAERIFSRPAYIEALTPSEKVMRR; this is translated from the coding sequence ATGATGGTTCTGTATTCCGGCACGACTTGTCCGTTCTCCCAGCGTTGCCGGCTGGTGCTGTTCGAAAAGGGCATGGATTTCGAGATTCGCGATGTCGACTTGTTCAACAAGCCGGAAGATATCGCCGTGATGAATCCGTATGGTCAGGTGCCGATTCTCGTCGAGCGGGATCTGATTCTGTATGAATCGAACATCATCAACGAGTATATCGACGAGCGCTTCCCGCACCCGCAGCTGATGCCGGCCGACCCGGTGCAGCGCGCGCGCGCGCGGCTGTTCCTGCTCAATTTCGAGAAGGAGCTGTTCGTGCACGTGAGCACGCTCGAGAACGAGAAGGGCAAGGCGGCGGAGAAGAACCACGAGAAGGCGCGCCTCGCGATCCGCGATCGCCTGACGCAGCTCGCGCCGATCTTTCTGAAGAACAAGTACATGCTGGGTGAAGAGTTCTCGATGCTCGACGTCGCGATTGCGCCGCTGCTGTGGCGCCTCGATCACTACGGGATCGAGCTGTCGAAGAATGCGGCGCCGCTGATGAAGTACGCGGAGCGGATTTTCAGCCGCCCGGCGTATATCGAAGCGCTGACGCCGTCCGAAAAGGTCATGCGTCGTTGA
- a CDS encoding ClpXP protease specificity-enhancing factor: MQEISTKPYLLRALYEWCTDNGYTPHIAVRVDNSTRVPRQFVRDGEIVLNISFEATSQLQMGNEWIEFTARFSGKAHKIEVPVANVLAIYARENGQGMAFQVEAVAEGAGAPLESEAEEGATVEEAGAADTAGNEAAKPADEPPEPDGDGAKGSRPRLKIVK; the protein is encoded by the coding sequence ATGCAAGAGATTTCCACGAAGCCTTATTTGCTGCGCGCGCTGTACGAGTGGTGTACGGATAACGGCTATACGCCACATATCGCGGTGCGCGTCGACAATTCGACGCGCGTGCCGCGCCAGTTCGTGCGCGACGGCGAGATCGTGTTGAACATCAGCTTCGAGGCGACGAGCCAGCTGCAGATGGGTAACGAATGGATCGAGTTCACCGCGCGCTTCTCCGGTAAGGCCCACAAGATCGAGGTGCCGGTCGCCAACGTGCTCGCGATCTATGCGCGCGAGAACGGGCAGGGCATGGCGTTCCAGGTCGAGGCGGTCGCGGAAGGCGCGGGCGCGCCGTTGGAGTCCGAAGCGGAGGAAGGGGCGACGGTCGAGGAAGCGGGTGCGGCGGATACGGCCGGCAACGAGGCCGCCAAACCCGCCGATGAGCCGCCCGAGCCCGACGGCGACGGCGCGAAGGGCAGCAGGCCTCGCCTCAAGATCGTGAAATGA
- a CDS encoding DEAD/DEAH box helicase produces MPKLTPRGWQVEALANWEHANHRGIVSVVTGGGKTVFALSCIDRIRPVATLIVVPTTALLEQWWEEAASYFDLELDEINVITGSLRFRLGAINIAVLNTAAKLPERMQEQHRCFLIVDECHKAASEQYRSALQVPTFASLGLSATPERQYDDGLKDVLVPALGDVIYSYGYADALRDGVIVPFELKNIVFELEADRQAEYDKLSKAIARSISQHGMEAEETVALFLKRARVLNLSLNRIRLALKLVAANRGKRTLVFHEDIEACDLIHSVLAENGVKSGVYHSKMPLRAKAAMLGRYRRGEIDVLVTCRALDEGFNVPETEIGIIAASTATRRQRIQRLGRVVRPAKDKDGASIYTLVATGPEIQRLKEEEERLEGVATVTWSRA; encoded by the coding sequence ATGCCTAAATTGACGCCGCGAGGTTGGCAAGTCGAAGCGCTCGCAAATTGGGAGCACGCTAACCATCGCGGTATCGTCAGCGTCGTTACAGGCGGCGGCAAGACGGTGTTTGCGCTGTCATGCATTGACCGCATCCGTCCGGTCGCGACACTAATCGTCGTTCCGACCACCGCGCTACTTGAGCAATGGTGGGAGGAGGCAGCGAGCTACTTCGATCTTGAGCTAGATGAGATCAACGTTATCACTGGAAGTCTGCGCTTTCGCCTTGGGGCGATCAACATCGCGGTACTCAACACGGCCGCCAAGCTGCCTGAACGCATGCAGGAGCAGCACAGGTGTTTCTTGATCGTTGATGAGTGTCACAAGGCTGCATCCGAACAGTACCGCTCGGCGCTTCAGGTTCCGACCTTCGCGTCTTTGGGGCTTTCGGCAACGCCCGAACGGCAGTATGACGACGGCCTAAAGGATGTACTTGTACCTGCCCTTGGAGACGTAATCTACAGCTACGGCTATGCGGACGCGCTGCGTGATGGTGTCATCGTACCGTTTGAATTGAAGAACATTGTCTTCGAACTGGAAGCAGACAGGCAGGCTGAGTACGACAAGCTTAGCAAGGCGATAGCGCGCTCCATTAGCCAGCATGGGATGGAAGCAGAGGAAACCGTCGCCCTGTTCCTGAAGCGCGCTCGCGTCTTGAATCTCAGCCTGAACCGCATCCGCTTGGCGCTAAAGCTCGTGGCGGCAAACCGCGGAAAACGCACGCTGGTCTTTCATGAAGACATCGAAGCCTGCGATCTGATCCATAGCGTGCTAGCGGAGAACGGCGTCAAGAGCGGGGTTTACCACTCCAAGATGCCGCTCCGCGCAAAAGCCGCGATGCTGGGACGGTACCGGCGCGGCGAGATCGATGTGTTGGTTACCTGTCGAGCTCTAGATGAGGGATTCAATGTGCCAGAGACAGAGATCGGCATCATCGCAGCCAGCACGGCAACGCGGCGCCAGCGGATTCAACGGCTTGGCCGCGTCGTGCGTCCCGCGAAGGATAAGGACGGTGCTTCCATCTATACGCTTGTCGCAACTGGACCGGAGATTCAGCGTCTCAAGGAAGAGGAAGAGCGCCTTGAGGGCGTGGCAACCGTGACTTGGAGTCGGGCATGA
- a CDS encoding NUDIX domain-containing protein yields MGRLPIPLPVSAEIIKEITVASAYAVLYDEEGWFIIAKKRTEGFYFGNGRKGDAYHKGIRITNGPGQYALPGGGIHKNEGAAAAAEREFIEETGVNLPAHKLIKAQSFSDRGSFTGAYFKANNKNDVARTGATIYGTSLKNAEKLIIEIKENKWEGEIGYSNTVSYAVRNNLIPWPYDNELEHVAVWNITLADNWNTIKSWKGRDDIGWYYIVLRYLRVDLFGLAE; encoded by the coding sequence ATGGGCAGACTCCCAATTCCGTTGCCTGTTTCGGCCGAAATCATCAAGGAGATTACCGTGGCCTCTGCATATGCGGTCCTATACGACGAGGAAGGCTGGTTCATCATCGCCAAGAAGAGAACCGAGGGTTTCTATTTTGGAAACGGCCGCAAGGGAGATGCCTACCATAAAGGAATACGCATAACGAATGGCCCCGGGCAGTACGCGCTTCCCGGCGGCGGGATACACAAGAACGAGGGGGCCGCCGCGGCCGCCGAACGCGAATTCATCGAGGAGACCGGTGTCAACCTACCTGCTCATAAACTCATCAAAGCGCAATCCTTCAGCGACCGAGGTTCGTTCACAGGGGCGTACTTCAAAGCGAACAATAAGAATGATGTGGCACGTACCGGCGCGACCATATACGGCACCAGCCTGAAGAATGCGGAAAAACTAATTATCGAAATCAAGGAAAATAAATGGGAAGGCGAGATCGGCTACTCAAATACCGTGTCGTATGCCGTGCGCAATAATTTAATCCCCTGGCCATACGACAACGAACTTGAACATGTCGCCGTCTGGAACATCACGCTGGCCGACAACTGGAATACCATCAAGTCATGGAAGGGACGAGATGACATCGGCTGGTATTACATCGTCCTTAGATATCTGCGCGTCGATCTTTTCGGACTGGCCGAATAG
- a CDS encoding YadA-like family protein — translation MKKTHISMLVTAMFAGAGILGAGTVAAQSSANFVDRGNPDNALNGQCIDGTTSGCISTKSGSNVAVSSSSYKAGNNAQAGAGGIAIGDQANANSKGGAAGGGAIAVGTGAQALSNSATAIGTVAMAQGNTSLAVGRQSAAVGDFSMAVGNVADARGKSSIALGHSALAQGDRSVAIGGANPTTSDGVSNGASYDAATQTRAAGTQSVAIGAGAQTGGDNQVAIGSGAVGAANNTSQPVFGGTAAPVGGAVSFGSTGKERQLKNVAAGVDGTDAVIVSQLKSVNDGLTMSINKVDARVTSLSTTVGGQIANLNTSLSTATSNITNLQAADKQNVKYTDGSHTAIALDGQGGTTIGNVKAGVADTDAANVGQMNSGLSTVQGNVNTQINTLGASLSTSVSSATKDAVQYDNGRHDSVTLGGAGATSTVGLHNVAAGVADTDAVNVKQLNGSLSSAVAPINQSISNLQTSISTTNQTVGNLSTSVARINTSLSTAASNITQLQQLDARNVKYDGPAGFETVTLQGANGTTLKNVADGKDTHDAVNVGQLSGGLSSLSTSVTNGVNAQIQNLSTTVNSQIGAATKNAVQYDDDSHASITLGGSGASGPVSLHNVADGVASRDAVNVGQLNGAISPLQSSLSSAATNITNLQGNVSSLSTSLGTVNQSVANLSTGLVGTQADVSSLQVADKRNVKYDGPVGFESVTLAGPNGTRLTNVKAAELSAASTDAVNGSQLFATDQAVAKQGDSLTQLGAQVTQNTTNLGALQQDALQWSASAGAYDASHGSGGAQKITNVAAGDVSSTSTDAINGAQLKNVQDQINTQIGGATKNAVVYDTDATGNRANTVTLAGGANGPVTLKNVAQGALDANSTDAVNGSQLFAANQNAAAQASRVDALTTNVSTLTSNLSTTNANVANLQDADKLNVKYDGSDRGGVTFGGAGQAPVKLSNVADGVANNDAVNVGQLSKATGNLQQQISTQGDTITSLDQRVTTNTAGIAALQQDALQWNPTLGAYDASHGSAAPQKISNLAQGVQGTDAVNVDQLNSAVKSGVGELDALAVKYDDASKRRVSFGAGNGGAPVRVTNVAEGGVQAGSTDAVNGAQLRYATDSAAAALGGGATANTNGSITAPKYAIGGDTFNNVGDALGNLDGRVTSNATTLSQHDTRIGNAETSIASHTTAIAGLEKDALKFDANLGAYSAARDGAATKVSGVADGSIAAGSQDAVNGGQLFGVKSDLQQQITNVSNQAGEAVKHVVKYDVDANGNRLNSVSLAGGDAASPVVLKNVSAGVDDTDAVNVKQLKSVQSSLSQLGALAVTYDDSSKSVITLGGGAGGTKLTNVQAGTLSATSTDAVNGSQLHATNRQVAQNTTDITSLQQNVSNVTNGKAGLVQQQDPNGQITVGAGTGGASVNFGNGIGADRVLTGVAAGVNSNDAVNVGQLTNALKGMSADQAVKAAATDANTGWIARADSGAFGSSSTASGRNSVAVGQGSVADRDNSFAVGAKGSERQVTNVAAGTAPTDAVNVQQLNDNVAASSAASRSYTDQRVGQMYNDLNTVKKDMFGGVASAMAVAGLPQPTAPGRSMVSAATSTYRGQQGFAAGYSYVTQNDKWVVKASVTGNTRSDIGAVVGAGYQF, via the coding sequence TTGAAGAAGACGCATATTTCGATGCTTGTCACGGCGATGTTCGCGGGCGCCGGCATCCTGGGCGCAGGCACCGTGGCGGCGCAATCGAGCGCGAATTTCGTCGACCGGGGCAACCCCGACAACGCGCTCAACGGGCAATGCATCGACGGCACGACGTCCGGATGCATTTCCACCAAGAGCGGTTCGAACGTCGCGGTGAGCAGCTCGAGCTACAAGGCGGGCAACAACGCGCAAGCGGGCGCCGGCGGCATCGCGATCGGCGATCAGGCCAATGCGAACAGCAAGGGCGGCGCGGCGGGCGGCGGCGCGATCGCGGTCGGCACCGGCGCGCAGGCGCTCTCCAACTCGGCGACGGCGATCGGCACGGTGGCGATGGCCCAGGGCAATACGTCGCTCGCGGTCGGCCGCCAGTCGGCTGCGGTCGGCGATTTCTCGATGGCGGTGGGCAACGTCGCCGATGCGCGCGGCAAAAGCTCGATCGCGCTCGGCCATTCGGCGCTCGCGCAAGGCGACCGCTCGGTCGCGATCGGCGGGGCCAACCCGACGACGAGCGACGGTGTCTCGAACGGCGCATCCTACGACGCGGCCACGCAGACCCGCGCGGCCGGCACGCAATCCGTCGCGATCGGCGCAGGCGCGCAGACGGGCGGCGACAACCAGGTCGCCATCGGTTCCGGCGCGGTCGGCGCGGCGAACAACACGAGTCAGCCGGTGTTCGGCGGCACGGCCGCGCCGGTCGGCGGCGCGGTGTCGTTCGGTTCGACCGGCAAGGAGCGCCAGCTGAAGAACGTCGCGGCGGGTGTCGATGGCACGGATGCCGTCATCGTCTCGCAACTGAAGTCGGTCAACGACGGCCTGACGATGAGCATCAACAAGGTCGATGCGCGCGTGACCAGCCTGAGCACGACGGTCGGCGGCCAGATCGCGAACCTCAACACGTCCTTGTCGACGGCAACCTCGAACATCACGAACCTGCAGGCCGCCGACAAGCAGAACGTGAAGTACACGGACGGCAGCCACACCGCGATCGCGCTCGACGGGCAGGGCGGAACGACGATCGGCAACGTCAAGGCCGGCGTCGCGGATACGGACGCGGCGAACGTGGGCCAGATGAACAGCGGCTTGTCGACGGTGCAGGGCAACGTCAATACGCAGATCAACACCCTGGGCGCGTCGCTGAGCACGTCGGTGAGCAGCGCGACCAAGGACGCCGTTCAATACGACAACGGCCGGCACGACAGCGTGACGCTCGGCGGCGCGGGCGCAACCTCGACGGTCGGACTGCACAACGTGGCCGCGGGCGTCGCCGACACCGACGCCGTGAACGTCAAGCAGTTGAACGGCAGCCTCAGCAGCGCGGTCGCGCCGATCAACCAGAGCATCTCGAACCTGCAGACCTCGATCAGCACGACCAACCAGACAGTCGGCAACCTGAGCACGAGCGTCGCCCGCATCAATACGTCGTTGAGCACGGCGGCATCGAACATCACGCAGCTGCAGCAGCTGGACGCACGCAACGTGAAGTACGACGGCCCGGCGGGCTTCGAGACGGTGACGCTGCAAGGCGCGAACGGCACGACGCTTAAAAATGTCGCCGACGGCAAGGATACGCATGACGCGGTGAACGTCGGCCAGTTGAGCGGCGGCCTGTCGTCGCTCAGCACGAGCGTGACGAACGGTGTCAATGCGCAGATCCAGAATCTCAGCACGACGGTCAACAGCCAGATCGGCGCGGCGACGAAGAACGCCGTGCAGTACGACGACGACAGCCATGCGAGCATCACCCTCGGCGGCTCGGGCGCGAGCGGCCCGGTGAGCCTGCACAACGTCGCGGACGGCGTCGCGAGCCGCGATGCGGTCAACGTCGGGCAACTGAACGGCGCGATCTCGCCGCTTCAATCGTCGCTGTCGTCCGCGGCGACGAACATCACGAACCTGCAGGGCAATGTGAGCAGCCTGAGCACGTCGCTTGGGACGGTGAACCAGAGCGTCGCGAACCTGAGCACGGGCCTGGTCGGCACGCAGGCGGACGTGTCGAGCCTGCAGGTGGCCGACAAGCGCAACGTGAAGTACGACGGCCCCGTGGGCTTCGAATCGGTCACGCTGGCCGGCCCGAACGGCACCAGGCTGACCAACGTGAAGGCGGCGGAGCTGTCGGCGGCCAGCACGGATGCGGTGAACGGCAGCCAGTTGTTCGCGACCGATCAGGCGGTGGCGAAGCAAGGCGATTCGCTCACGCAGCTCGGCGCTCAGGTCACGCAGAACACGACGAACCTCGGCGCGCTGCAACAGGATGCGCTGCAATGGTCGGCGTCGGCGGGGGCGTACGACGCGTCGCACGGCAGCGGCGGCGCGCAGAAGATCACGAACGTGGCGGCCGGCGACGTTTCGTCGACGAGCACGGACGCGATCAACGGTGCGCAGTTGAAGAACGTGCAGGATCAGATCAACACGCAGATCGGCGGCGCGACGAAGAACGCGGTCGTCTACGACACCGATGCGACCGGCAACCGCGCGAACACGGTCACGCTCGCGGGCGGCGCGAATGGTCCGGTGACGCTCAAGAACGTGGCGCAGGGCGCGCTCGACGCGAACAGCACCGATGCGGTCAATGGTTCGCAACTGTTCGCGGCCAACCAGAACGCCGCGGCGCAAGCCTCGCGCGTCGACGCCCTGACGACGAATGTGTCGACGCTGACCAGCAACCTGTCGACGACGAACGCGAACGTGGCGAACCTGCAGGATGCGGACAAGCTGAACGTCAAATACGACGGCAGCGACAGGGGGGGCGTCACGTTCGGCGGCGCGGGGCAGGCGCCCGTCAAGCTGTCGAATGTCGCGGACGGCGTCGCGAACAACGATGCGGTCAACGTCGGCCAGCTGTCGAAGGCGACCGGCAACCTGCAGCAGCAGATCAGCACGCAGGGCGATACGATCACGTCGCTCGATCAGCGCGTCACGACGAATACAGCTGGCATCGCCGCGCTCCAGCAGGACGCGCTGCAATGGAACCCGACACTCGGCGCATACGATGCGAGCCACGGCAGCGCCGCACCGCAGAAGATCTCGAACCTCGCGCAAGGCGTGCAGGGCACGGATGCGGTCAACGTCGACCAGCTGAATTCGGCGGTGAAGAGCGGCGTCGGTGAACTCGATGCGCTCGCGGTGAAGTACGACGATGCGAGCAAGCGCCGGGTGTCGTTCGGCGCGGGCAACGGCGGCGCGCCGGTGCGCGTGACGAACGTGGCGGAGGGTGGCGTGCAGGCCGGCAGCACCGATGCGGTGAACGGCGCGCAACTGCGCTACGCGACGGACAGCGCGGCGGCGGCGCTGGGCGGCGGCGCGACGGCTAACACGAACGGCTCGATCACGGCGCCGAAGTACGCCATCGGCGGCGACACGTTCAACAACGTCGGCGATGCGCTCGGCAACCTCGACGGCCGCGTGACGAGCAATGCGACGACGCTGAGCCAGCACGATACGCGGATCGGCAACGCGGAGACGAGCATCGCCAGCCACACGACGGCCATCGCAGGTCTGGAGAAGGATGCGCTGAAGTTCGACGCGAACCTGGGCGCCTACAGCGCGGCGCGCGACGGCGCGGCCACCAAGGTCTCCGGCGTGGCGGACGGCAGCATCGCGGCGGGCAGCCAGGACGCGGTGAACGGCGGCCAGCTGTTCGGCGTGAAGTCCGATCTCCAGCAGCAGATCACGAACGTGTCGAATCAGGCCGGCGAGGCCGTGAAGCATGTCGTGAAATACGACGTGGACGCGAACGGCAACCGCCTGAACTCGGTGTCGCTCGCAGGCGGCGATGCGGCGTCGCCGGTCGTGCTCAAGAACGTCTCGGCCGGGGTGGACGACACCGACGCCGTGAACGTGAAGCAGCTGAAGAGCGTGCAGTCGAGCCTCAGCCAGCTCGGCGCGCTGGCGGTCACCTACGACGACAGCTCGAAGAGCGTGATCACGCTCGGCGGCGGCGCGGGCGGCACGAAGCTCACGAATGTCCAGGCTGGCACGCTCAGCGCGACCAGCACGGACGCCGTGAACGGTTCGCAGCTGCATGCGACGAACCGGCAGGTCGCGCAGAACACGACCGACATCACGAGCCTGCAGCAGAACGTGAGCAACGTGACCAACGGCAAGGCGGGCCTCGTGCAGCAGCAGGATCCGAACGGCCAGATCACGGTCGGCGCGGGCACGGGCGGGGCCTCGGTGAACTTCGGCAACGGCATCGGCGCGGATCGCGTGTTGACGGGCGTCGCGGCGGGCGTCAACAGCAACGACGCGGTGAACGTCGGTCAGCTCACGAATGCGCTCAAGGGCATGTCGGCTGACCAGGCGGTGAAGGCGGCCGCCACCGATGCGAACACGGGCTGGATCGCGCGGGCGGATTCGGGTGCGTTCGGTTCGTCGTCGACGGCGAGCGGCCGGAACTCGGTCGCGGTCGGACAGGGCTCGGTCGCGGATCGCGACAACTCGTTCGCGGTGGGCGCGAAGGGCAGCGAACGCCAGGTCACGAACGTCGCGGCCGGCACGGCGCCGACCGACGCCGTGAACGTGCAGCAGCTGAACGATAACGTCGCGGCCTCGTCGGCGGCGTCGCGCAGCTATACCGATCAACGCGTCGGGCAGATGTACAACGACCTGAACACCGTGAAGAAGGATATGTTCGGCGGCGTCGCATCGGCGATGGCGGTAGCGGGCCTGCCGCAGCCGACCGCGCCGGGGCGTTCGATGGTGTCGGCGGCGACGTCGACCTATCGCGGCCAGCAAGGCTTCGCGGCGGGCTATTCGTATGTGACGCAGAACGACAAGTGGGTCGTCAAGGCGTCCGTCACGGGCAACACCCGCTCGGACATCGGCGCGGTGGTCGGCGCGGGTTATCAGTTCTGA
- a CDS encoding helix-turn-helix domain-containing protein, producing the protein MSLIASKNIRRETGEETMTSGEVFLSTDTVEPALREGYWRQVMRPIAEVERADGEPVAGSPAEGHDDAGLAATLASRMCGDMLLWRASVNAQHYRRDSRTIQQSGLDQYWVQLVQAGVHAGDFNGAAARAEAGDVYVIDLAQPMSSRMDAGASVAVIMPRAELDRAAAGRNLHGALLKAGAGLTPLLADYLVGVHQVAARISARQARVVQDVLAALLATALSDTPRPSGGRAASQSAALRRRLVHYIAEHLTERELSPESLVARFRISRAHLYRVFEADGGVARFIRERRLDLAYRALADPDGKGESIKAVALRHGFSSGDRLVQAMRRRFGVSVREIRTEAGPPEGTGGDLARLHEHFARFVVRREGARGD; encoded by the coding sequence GTGTCGCTTATCGCGAGCAAAAACATTCGCAGGGAAACAGGCGAGGAGACCATGACTTCCGGGGAAGTCTTCCTTTCGACCGACACGGTCGAGCCCGCGCTGCGGGAGGGTTACTGGCGGCAAGTCATGCGACCGATCGCGGAGGTGGAGCGGGCCGACGGGGAGCCGGTCGCCGGGAGTCCGGCCGAAGGACATGACGATGCGGGGCTCGCCGCCACGCTCGCGTCGCGGATGTGCGGCGATATGCTGCTGTGGCGGGCGTCGGTCAATGCACAGCACTATCGGCGCGACAGCCGGACGATCCAGCAGAGCGGGCTCGATCAATACTGGGTGCAACTCGTGCAAGCGGGCGTGCACGCCGGTGATTTCAATGGCGCAGCGGCGCGGGCGGAGGCGGGGGACGTCTACGTCATCGATCTTGCGCAGCCGATGAGCAGCCGGATGGACGCAGGCGCATCCGTCGCGGTCATCATGCCGCGCGCGGAGCTCGATCGCGCCGCGGCCGGCCGGAACCTTCATGGCGCATTGCTGAAGGCGGGTGCGGGCCTGACGCCGCTGCTGGCCGATTATCTCGTCGGGGTGCATCAGGTCGCCGCACGGATCTCGGCGCGGCAGGCGCGGGTGGTCCAGGATGTACTGGCGGCGCTGCTCGCGACGGCGCTATCGGATACGCCGCGTCCTAGCGGCGGGCGCGCCGCGTCGCAGTCCGCCGCGTTGCGGCGGCGGCTCGTGCACTACATCGCGGAGCATTTGACGGAGCGCGAACTGAGTCCTGAATCGCTGGTCGCGCGCTTTCGTATTTCGCGCGCGCATCTGTACCGGGTGTTCGAGGCAGACGGCGGCGTGGCGCGGTTCATCCGCGAGCGTCGGCTCGATCTCGCGTATCGGGCGCTCGCCGATCCCGACGGGAAGGGCGAGTCGATCAAGGCCGTGGCGCTGCGTCACGGCTTCTCCAGCGGCGATCGGCTGGTGCAGGCGATGCGTCGGCGCTTCGGGGTGAGCGTGCGGGAGATCAGGACGGAGGCGGGGCCGCCGGAAGGGACCGGTGGCGACCTGGCTCGGCTGCATGAGCATTTCGCGCGGTTCGTGGTGCGCCGGGAGGGGGCGCGCGGCGATTGA